Proteins co-encoded in one Opitutus terrae PB90-1 genomic window:
- a CDS encoding tetratricopeptide repeat protein, with protein sequence MTVSSSPLSSRRRYARLAALVLGCALVTPGFVRAQDDNAPPRELEERTSQDLDKLQPLLDAKNWDAALALIQGIRSRVEAKSYDMAIASDVEAKLYLQKGELSKAIAPWEQALQLGDAYKFFDQNSQQERVYYLAQLCYQEATESKSPAQQKQNFAKAIKYLERWLAQSKKPPFDPARAEAQMFFANVLYQQGVLNPDKPDMELVKRAGEQIERALRTAVRPKEGSFLILLAVAQQNNDWVKLGEILELLVKQYPGKKDYWSQLVGVYGTLAAQEKDPDKAREYNTRAITAMERAQALGFMKTPKDYYSLFGMYFNVGQFGRATEILHAGLRDGSIEQDLKNWELLASSYQQVDKPFAAIEALMEGTKKFPKSGQLDYSAATIYYSLNKPNEAYKHIKDALVKGNLDKPGGAYGFLAYVAWELGKLEEALAAADKALTFPDAQKDTQLPRLKNAIQDALREREAATKNVAAR encoded by the coding sequence GTGACTGTTTCTTCCTCCCCTCTCTCCTCCCGACGCCGCTACGCGCGCCTAGCCGCGCTTGTGCTGGGCTGTGCGCTGGTCACGCCGGGTTTCGTGCGCGCTCAGGATGACAACGCTCCGCCCCGCGAGCTCGAGGAACGCACCTCGCAGGATCTCGACAAGCTCCAGCCGCTGCTCGACGCGAAGAACTGGGACGCCGCGCTGGCGCTGATCCAAGGCATCCGCAGCCGGGTCGAAGCAAAGAGCTACGACATGGCGATCGCGAGCGATGTCGAAGCCAAGCTCTACCTGCAGAAGGGCGAGCTGTCCAAGGCGATTGCCCCGTGGGAACAGGCCCTCCAGTTGGGCGATGCCTACAAGTTTTTCGACCAAAACAGCCAGCAGGAACGCGTCTACTACCTCGCCCAGCTTTGCTATCAGGAAGCCACCGAGAGCAAATCTCCGGCGCAGCAGAAGCAGAATTTTGCCAAGGCCATCAAGTATCTCGAGCGCTGGTTGGCGCAGTCCAAGAAGCCGCCGTTCGACCCCGCTCGGGCTGAGGCGCAGATGTTCTTCGCCAATGTGCTCTATCAGCAGGGCGTGCTGAATCCGGACAAGCCGGACATGGAGTTGGTCAAGCGCGCCGGCGAGCAGATCGAGCGCGCCCTCCGCACCGCGGTCCGCCCGAAGGAAGGCAGCTTCCTCATCCTCCTCGCCGTGGCCCAGCAAAACAATGACTGGGTCAAGCTCGGCGAGATCCTCGAGCTGCTGGTCAAGCAATACCCCGGCAAGAAGGACTACTGGTCCCAGCTCGTCGGTGTGTACGGCACATTGGCCGCCCAGGAGAAGGATCCGGACAAGGCCCGCGAATACAACACCCGCGCGATCACCGCGATGGAACGCGCCCAAGCCCTCGGCTTCATGAAGACGCCGAAGGACTACTACTCCCTCTTCGGCATGTATTTCAACGTCGGTCAATTTGGCCGGGCCACGGAGATTCTGCACGCCGGCCTGCGCGACGGTTCGATCGAGCAGGACCTCAAAAATTGGGAGTTGCTCGCCTCCTCCTATCAGCAGGTCGACAAGCCCTTCGCCGCCATCGAGGCGTTGATGGAAGGCACCAAGAAATTCCCGAAATCCGGCCAGCTCGACTACTCGGCCGCCACGATCTACTATTCACTCAACAAGCCCAACGAGGCCTACAAGCACATCAAGGACGCCTTGGTGAAGGGCAACCTCGACAAGCCGGGTGGCGCCTATGGTTTCCTCGCCTACGTGGCGTGGGAACTCGGCAAACTCGAAGAGGCACTCGCGGCCGCGGACAAGGCGCTGACCTTCCCCGACGCCCAAAAGGACACCCAGCTCCCGCGGCTGAAGAACGCGATCCAAGACGCGCTGCGTGAGCGCGAGGCGGCCACCAAGAACGTCGCCGCGCGGTAA
- a CDS encoding ExbD/TolR family protein — MAGPATKSVVPEEGKKKARIEIIPLIDVIFFLLATFVLFTLSLNKIQSVPVNLPVASTASSSKSDDDTVTLQISDQGTCYWNKELINLSEIRPRLAHYKTQVAVPRVLIAGDDKAKFGITVQALDEVRKADIQQVSVETRVRPTGR; from the coding sequence ATGGCCGGACCTGCTACCAAATCGGTTGTACCTGAAGAAGGAAAGAAGAAGGCACGTATCGAGATCATTCCGCTGATCGACGTCATCTTCTTCCTGCTCGCCACCTTCGTTCTCTTCACGCTCTCGCTGAACAAAATTCAGTCCGTCCCCGTGAACCTGCCCGTGGCGTCGACTGCCTCTTCGTCCAAATCGGACGACGACACAGTCACGCTGCAGATCTCCGACCAAGGCACCTGCTACTGGAACAAGGAGCTGATCAACCTAAGCGAGATCCGCCCGCGGCTCGCCCACTACAAGACCCAGGTCGCGGTGCCGCGCGTGCTCATCGCCGGCGACGACAAGGCCAAGTTCGGCATCACGGTCCAGGCACTGGACGAGGTGCGCAAAGCGGACATTCAACAGGTCTCCGTCGAGACCCGCGTGCGCCCCACGGGCCGCTAA
- a CDS encoding MotA/TolQ/ExbB proton channel family protein: protein MHSLPLAFLLGDATLMELFIKGGPIMWPILLVSFIGFTVVVERLLFIFRENSHREPEVVEKMLEQVEKRDIESALAIGRQSKDFVAKILVYTLSNREYSLSNAFIRASGQELARFGQGMATLDTVITAAPLLGLLGTVTGMMRTFGSMTGDISSAAANITGGVAEALIATACGLAIAVTALMPYNYLNARAEEAKHEVADASNALEILIKKSESNAVAS, encoded by the coding sequence ATGCACAGCCTCCCCCTCGCGTTCCTCCTCGGTGATGCCACACTGATGGAGCTGTTCATCAAAGGTGGTCCGATCATGTGGCCCATCTTGCTCGTCTCCTTCATCGGCTTCACGGTCGTGGTGGAGCGACTGCTGTTCATCTTCCGCGAGAACAGCCATCGTGAACCCGAAGTCGTCGAGAAGATGCTCGAGCAAGTCGAGAAGCGCGACATCGAAAGCGCGCTCGCGATCGGCCGCCAAAGCAAGGACTTCGTCGCGAAGATCCTCGTCTACACGCTGTCGAATCGCGAATACTCCCTGTCGAACGCGTTCATTCGCGCCTCCGGCCAGGAGCTCGCACGCTTCGGCCAGGGCATGGCCACGCTCGACACCGTCATCACCGCCGCCCCGCTGCTCGGCCTGCTCGGTACGGTTACGGGCATGATGCGTACGTTCGGCAGCATGACCGGTGATATCAGCAGCGCCGCCGCCAACATCACCGGTGGCGTCGCCGAGGCGCTAATCGCGACGGCCTGCGGTCTCGCGATCGCCGTCACCGCGCTGATGCCCTACAATTATCTCAACGCCCGCGCCGAAGAGGCGAAGCACGAAGTCGCCGACGCGTCCAACGCCCTCGAGATCCTGATCAAGAAGTCCGAGAGCAACGCCGTCGCCAGCTAA
- the folB gene encoding dihydroneopterin aldolase, producing MDKLILRELHFVARHGVLPIETETSQHFSATLELELPLAPAGETDRLDRTLDYCAVQAVVRKIIEGTHKKLIETLAESVARELLLAFPLLVAVTVEITKPRPPVDFQFAGVSVRIRRERSQLAPR from the coding sequence ATGGATAAACTCATCCTGCGCGAACTGCATTTCGTGGCCCGCCACGGCGTGTTGCCAATCGAGACCGAAACGAGCCAGCACTTCTCCGCGACGTTGGAGCTCGAGTTGCCGCTCGCGCCCGCGGGCGAAACCGACCGGCTCGATCGCACGCTCGATTACTGCGCGGTGCAGGCCGTGGTCCGAAAGATCATCGAAGGCACGCACAAGAAGCTGATCGAAACGCTGGCGGAAAGCGTCGCCCGCGAATTGCTGCTGGCGTTTCCGCTGCTGGTCGCGGTGACGGTCGAGATCACGAAGCCACGGCCGCCGGTCGATTTCCAGTTCGCCGGCGTGTCGGTGCGAATTCGTCGCGAGCGCTCGCAACTCGCGCCGCGTTGA
- the pyrE gene encoding orotate phosphoribosyltransferase has translation MDSTQKEILDIFIRTRALQEGHFVLRSGLHSGHYFQCAQVCQHLDAVERLAQLLLVKLQRLSFTTVLAPAMGGLVIGQELARQAKARYLFAEKEDNALVLRRGFAFSPGERVLVAEDVVTRGGRVLECLDIVRKAGGTPVAVAMLVDRSAGAARFDVPAISLLELSFPTYPADAVPEWLAKIPVQKPGS, from the coding sequence ATGGACTCGACCCAGAAAGAGATCCTCGACATTTTCATCCGCACGCGCGCCCTGCAGGAGGGACATTTCGTTCTGCGCTCCGGACTCCACAGCGGGCACTACTTTCAGTGCGCGCAGGTCTGCCAGCACCTCGATGCGGTGGAGCGGCTCGCTCAGCTGCTCTTGGTGAAATTGCAGCGACTGTCGTTCACCACCGTGCTCGCGCCCGCGATGGGCGGCCTGGTGATCGGCCAGGAACTCGCCCGGCAGGCGAAGGCGCGCTACCTCTTCGCCGAGAAGGAGGACAACGCGCTGGTGTTGCGCCGAGGCTTTGCGTTCTCGCCCGGTGAACGCGTGCTGGTGGCGGAGGATGTCGTCACTCGCGGCGGCCGCGTTCTGGAATGCCTTGATATCGTGCGCAAGGCCGGCGGCACGCCAGTCGCCGTGGCGATGCTGGTTGACCGCAGCGCCGGCGCGGCGCGCTTCGACGTGCCTGCGATTTCCCTGCTCGAGCTGAGCTTCCCGACGTATCCGGCCGACGCCGTTCCGGAGTGGCTCGCGAAGATCCCCGTGCAAAAGCCCGGCAGCTGA
- a CDS encoding energy transducer TonB, translated as MRRDLIIGILLSIAFHGGAAWISEELSKRPTKKHMVQEEAPTIQLMEMPKLEPDEPPETADTSDAEAAPVEFAPPMQTDVPQIVQLDSFVQQVQPPPPENLKPAVGVISIPQNRPTGLGKGIQVFNINQLDQIPQIRATVPPQYPFEMRRAGITGEVLVEFIVDTNGDVRNPFAVRSTQREFETAAVQAVAKWKFRPGKKGGRVVNTRMQQPISFSLNED; from the coding sequence ATGCGTCGTGACTTAATCATTGGCATCCTTCTCTCCATCGCTTTCCACGGGGGTGCGGCTTGGATCAGCGAGGAGCTCAGCAAGCGCCCCACCAAGAAACACATGGTCCAGGAGGAAGCTCCGACGATCCAGCTGATGGAGATGCCGAAGCTCGAGCCCGACGAGCCGCCGGAAACCGCTGACACCAGCGATGCCGAGGCGGCGCCCGTCGAGTTCGCCCCGCCGATGCAGACCGACGTGCCGCAGATCGTGCAGCTCGACTCCTTCGTGCAGCAGGTGCAGCCGCCTCCGCCCGAGAATCTCAAGCCCGCGGTCGGCGTAATCAGCATCCCGCAGAACCGGCCCACTGGCCTCGGCAAAGGCATCCAGGTCTTCAACATCAATCAGCTCGATCAGATCCCGCAGATCCGCGCCACCGTTCCGCCGCAGTATCCGTTCGAAATGCGCCGCGCTGGTATCACGGGCGAAGTCCTGGTCGAGTTCATCGTCGATACCAACGGCGATGTCCGCAATCCCTTCGCGGTCCGCTCCACCCAGCGCGAATTCGAAACCGCCGCGGTGCAGGCCGTCGCTAAATGGAAATTCCGCCCCGGCAAGAAGGGCGGTCGGGTCGTCAACACCCGCATGCAGCAGCCCATCTCATTCAGTTTGAATGAGGACTAA
- a CDS encoding ExbD/TolR family protein, with the protein MAGSSGGKTSGGKKKARIEIIPLIDVIFFLLATFVLFTLSLNKSNGLSGVVLPQSGTGEPRDPSESVTITVTQEGTLGWDKDPVTLDEFLERLRAFHVSNPEARILINGDENAFFSQAIYVFDEVRKAGFQKVLIETRVRPPGAS; encoded by the coding sequence ATGGCCGGTTCCTCAGGCGGTAAAACCAGCGGCGGCAAGAAGAAGGCGCGTATCGAGATCATCCCGCTGATCGACGTCATCTTCTTCCTGCTCGCCACGTTCGTCCTCTTCACGCTGTCGCTCAACAAGTCGAATGGATTGAGCGGCGTCGTGCTGCCGCAGTCGGGCACGGGCGAACCGCGCGACCCGAGCGAGTCCGTCACGATCACCGTGACCCAGGAGGGCACGCTGGGCTGGGACAAGGACCCCGTCACGCTGGACGAATTCCTTGAACGGCTCCGCGCCTTCCACGTCTCGAATCCGGAAGCGCGTATTCTGATCAACGGCGATGAGAACGCATTCTTCAGCCAGGCGATCTACGTCTTCGACGAAGTGCGCAAGGCCGGTTTCCAGAAGGTTCTCATCGAGACGCGCGTACGTCCGCCCGGCGCGAGCTGA
- a CDS encoding Do family serine endopeptidase, translating to MKFRSLASLLSIAIASAVPFVAHGKEAKPDRKPPTLAIDPSPVTAGKSALVTSYADILEPAQKAVVSVYSMKIVRERMALNPFLRQFFGNEIPDQERERKEEGLGSGVIVSPDGYILTNNHVVEGADELKVLLADDREFIAKVIGADPKTDIAVIKIEGERLPVVTLADSDNIRVGDVVFAVGNPLAVGQTVTMGIVSAKGRSVGILDEVAGYESFIQTDAAINMGNSGGALVDAKGRLVGINSAILSPSRGNIGIGFAVPVNLAATVMHSLIETGTVSRGYLGVQSQTLAADEAEAFGLPRDTKGVTITDVTPDSAADKGGLKVGDVVLSVNDKPVAALRDLRIYIAQTAPGSKVKLKISRDGKPQVLDIVLGKLDEKPNELLTGVEVSALTPEARRRLRIPPRFDGLLVTSVDPESPYADRLAPDVLILQVDREDVSDIEAARRALTPGRHILIVYYRGSARVIGLTVE from the coding sequence ATGAAATTCCGCTCTCTCGCCAGCTTGCTCTCGATCGCGATCGCGTCAGCCGTGCCTTTCGTCGCGCACGGCAAGGAAGCCAAACCCGATCGGAAGCCGCCTACGCTGGCGATCGATCCGAGCCCCGTCACCGCCGGCAAGTCAGCCCTGGTGACGAGCTATGCGGATATTCTCGAGCCGGCGCAGAAAGCGGTGGTCTCGGTTTACTCGATGAAGATCGTGCGCGAACGCATGGCGCTGAATCCGTTCCTGCGGCAGTTTTTCGGTAACGAGATTCCGGATCAGGAACGCGAGCGCAAGGAAGAGGGGCTCGGCTCGGGGGTGATCGTTTCGCCCGACGGCTACATTCTCACAAACAACCACGTCGTTGAAGGAGCGGATGAGTTGAAGGTGCTGCTCGCCGACGATCGCGAGTTCATTGCCAAAGTCATCGGCGCGGATCCGAAGACCGACATCGCGGTAATCAAGATCGAAGGCGAACGACTGCCGGTCGTGACGCTGGCCGACAGTGACAACATCCGCGTTGGCGACGTCGTGTTCGCGGTCGGGAATCCGCTCGCGGTCGGGCAGACGGTCACGATGGGCATCGTCTCGGCCAAGGGCCGCAGCGTGGGGATCCTCGACGAGGTCGCCGGCTATGAATCGTTCATCCAAACCGACGCGGCCATCAATATGGGGAACTCCGGGGGCGCCTTGGTGGATGCCAAAGGCCGGCTGGTGGGAATCAACAGCGCGATCCTGTCGCCCTCGCGCGGCAACATCGGCATCGGGTTCGCCGTTCCGGTGAATCTAGCCGCGACGGTCATGCACAGCCTCATCGAGACCGGAACGGTTTCGCGCGGCTATCTCGGCGTGCAATCGCAGACGCTCGCCGCCGACGAGGCGGAGGCGTTTGGATTGCCGCGGGACACGAAGGGTGTGACCATTACCGACGTCACGCCGGACAGCGCGGCGGACAAGGGCGGGCTGAAGGTGGGTGACGTCGTCCTCAGCGTGAACGACAAACCCGTCGCGGCGTTGCGCGACCTGCGCATCTACATCGCCCAGACCGCTCCCGGCTCCAAGGTGAAGCTGAAGATTTCTCGCGACGGCAAACCGCAGGTGCTCGACATCGTATTGGGCAAACTGGACGAGAAACCCAACGAGTTGCTGACCGGTGTGGAGGTGTCTGCGTTGACGCCGGAGGCTCGACGCCGGCTGCGAATTCCGCCGCGGTTCGACGGGCTGTTGGTGACATCGGTCGATCCTGAATCGCCGTATGCGGACCGACTGGCGCCTGACGTCCTGATTTTGCAGGTCGACCGCGAGGACGTGAGCGACATTGAAGCTGCGCGGCGTGCGCTGACGCCTGGCCGGCACATCCTGATTGTTTACTATCGCGGCTCGGCGCGCGTGATCGGGCTGACAGTGGAATAG
- a CDS encoding MBL fold metallo-hydrolase — MILHPVASRGSFGLAVLNPVPLEDELGDVLEKAMRQMGLTEEALGDRAHVDSSRIRDAIDYRSDLSGAELRRLAAVLRLNEVGLCALGCNQYPLPVLGALPFCVHPLRIPYGIGVTNAYIVTPCGGSRGILFDTGPGIAAMEEVWPDAVRQIEAVFLTHVEAEHTGGLCDLVERFQVSAAYHPVGAVVPCGQPLGEGERKVFGRVQVTAFSTPGHALAHNCYLVESLVAARGRALLISGDLFFAGSVGCAHHCQRQLATNLGRMLQAIPADTVIAPGHGPMTTAENELRYNPFVS, encoded by the coding sequence ATGATTTTGCACCCCGTCGCGTCCCGCGGTAGCTTCGGCCTCGCCGTGTTGAACCCAGTGCCGTTGGAGGACGAACTCGGCGATGTGCTGGAAAAAGCCATGCGCCAGATGGGCCTCACCGAGGAGGCGTTGGGGGACCGTGCGCACGTGGATTCGAGCCGGATTCGCGATGCGATCGACTACCGCTCGGACCTCTCCGGAGCCGAGTTGCGACGGCTTGCGGCCGTGCTGCGGCTCAACGAAGTCGGATTGTGTGCGCTCGGCTGCAACCAGTATCCGCTGCCCGTGCTGGGCGCGTTGCCGTTCTGCGTGCATCCGCTGCGGATTCCCTATGGCATCGGCGTCACCAACGCCTACATCGTGACGCCGTGCGGCGGCTCCCGTGGCATTCTGTTCGATACGGGGCCGGGAATCGCGGCGATGGAGGAGGTCTGGCCGGACGCGGTGCGTCAGATCGAGGCCGTTTTCCTCACTCACGTGGAGGCCGAGCACACCGGCGGGCTGTGCGATCTGGTCGAACGGTTTCAGGTGTCCGCCGCCTATCATCCGGTCGGTGCGGTGGTGCCCTGCGGCCAGCCCCTCGGAGAAGGGGAACGGAAGGTATTCGGCCGGGTGCAGGTCACCGCGTTCAGCACGCCGGGGCACGCACTGGCGCACAACTGTTACCTCGTGGAAAGTCTGGTCGCCGCTCGTGGGCGGGCGCTCCTGATCTCCGGCGATCTGTTTTTTGCGGGCTCCGTCGGATGCGCGCATCACTGCCAGCGGCAGCTGGCGACGAACCTGGGGCGGATGTTGCAGGCGATTCCGGCTGATACGGTGATTGCGCCGGGGCACGGCCCGATGACGACGGCCGAGAACGAGCTGCGCTACAATCCCTTCGTGAGCTGA
- the folK gene encoding 2-amino-4-hydroxy-6-hydroxymethyldihydropteridine diphosphokinase, with amino-acid sequence MHRVAARQALVGAGANLGDRAATLRAATERLRGLPGITHVESSALYETEPIGGVDQPPFLNLVLGVETTLAPEQLLQQLLALEQQFGRVRTVRWGPRTLDLDLLAYEGETRTTTALTLPHPRMFERAFVLVPLQELLARSRFERPAWAELRQSIAAAQPVGGVTLRGATLPSNE; translated from the coding sequence ATGCATCGCGTCGCAGCACGGCAGGCGTTGGTCGGTGCGGGCGCCAATCTCGGCGACCGCGCCGCGACCTTGCGCGCGGCGACCGAACGGCTGCGCGGGCTGCCCGGCATCACGCACGTGGAGAGTTCGGCGTTGTACGAGACGGAACCGATCGGCGGCGTCGATCAGCCGCCGTTTCTAAATCTCGTACTCGGTGTCGAAACGACGCTCGCGCCCGAACAGCTGCTGCAGCAGCTGCTCGCCCTCGAACAGCAGTTCGGCCGCGTGCGAACCGTACGCTGGGGCCCACGCACGCTCGACCTGGATCTGCTCGCCTACGAAGGCGAAACGCGGACCACCACCGCGCTCACGCTCCCCCACCCGCGGATGTTCGAGCGCGCCTTCGTGCTCGTGCCACTGCAGGAACTGCTGGCGCGCTCGCGCTTCGAGCGCCCCGCGTGGGCCGAGCTGCGACAGAGCATCGCCGCGGCCCAGCCGGTCGGCGGCGTGACGCTCCGAGGCGCAACGCTCCCCAGCAACGAGTGA